In one window of Temnothorax longispinosus isolate EJ_2023e chromosome 9, Tlon_JGU_v1, whole genome shotgun sequence DNA:
- the Znt86d gene encoding zinc transporter 7: MLPLSHSPRDSRSNFRSRIKEKLLSWKRLIFSDPNTRNLFLFLILNLSFAFVELLYGIWTNSLGLISDSFHMFFDCTGLLFGLAASVITRWRANDRYSYGYVRAEVLGGFVNGLLLLFIALFIMSEAVERAIEPPEIKHERLIVVSVLGLLVNLVGICAFKHGHAHGHGGHGHSHGHSHGGRGHHGHSHSQNHDERYSLLNHNDHYDHHVEVETSFSGTNSQIMKGVFLHILADTLGSVGVIISAILMQMFGWMIADPICSMLIAVLIVLSVISLLKESWEILMQRQPVALDHVLPQCYNKVTQIPGVYSVQEPHFWTLCSDVYVGCLKLEVAREVDPKSVVMTTHKIFQSAGIRQLTVQLDYAPM, encoded by the coding sequence ATGCTGCCACTTTCGCACAGCCCGCGCGACTCGCGCTCCAACTTCCGCAGCAGGATCAAGGAGAAGCTGCTGAGTTGGAAACGCCTCATCTTCTCCGACCCAAACACCCGCAATCTGTTCCTGTTTCTCATTCTCAACCTGTCCTTCGCCTTCGTCGAGCTGCTGTACGGGATATGGACCAACAGTCTCGGCCTCATCTCCGACAGTTTCCACATGTTCTTCGACTGCACCGGCCTGCTGTTCGGTCTAGCGGCGTCCGTTATCACCAGGTGGCGGGCGAACGACAGATACTCGTACGGATACGTCAGGGCCGAGGTGTTGGGCGGCTTCGTGAACGGGCTGCTCCTACTGTTCATAGCCCTGTTCATCATGTCCGAGGCGGTGGAGCGAGCCATCGAGCCGCCGGAGATCAAGCACGAGAGGCTCATCGTCGTCTCCGTGTTGGGACTGTTAGTGAATTTAGTAGGGATATGCGCATTTAAACACGGACACGCCCACGGGCACGGAGGACACGGCCATAGCCACGGTCACAGTCACGGCGGGAGAGGACACCACGGTCATTCTCACTCCCAGAATCACGACGAGAGATACTCTCTCCTGAATCACAACGACCACTACGACCATCACGTCGAAGTGGAAACGTCCTTCAGCGGTACGAATTCGCAAATCATGAAGGGCGTGTTCCTACACATACTCGCGGACACCCTCGGCTCGGTCGGGGTAATCATATCGGCGATACTGATGCAAATGTTTGGCTGGATGATCGCCGATCCGATTTGCTCCATGCTCATAGCAGTATTGATAGTGTTAAGTGTGATCTCGTTGCTGAAGGAATCGTGGGAGATACTTATGCAGAGACAGCCGGTAGCCTTGGACCACGTTCTACCGCAGTGCTACAACAAAGTTACGCAGATACCCGGCGTCTACAGCGTACAGGAGCCGCACTTTTGGACTCTGTGCTCGGACGTGTACGTCGGATGCCTGAAGCTGGAGGTCGCCAGAGAAGTCGATCCCAAGTCCGTCGTGATGACGACGCACAAGATTTTCCAGTCGGCGGGCATCAGACAGCTCACCGTCCAGCTCGATTACGCTCCTATGTGA